Below is a window of Humulus lupulus chromosome 9, drHumLupu1.1, whole genome shotgun sequence DNA.
gaccatgcaaaaacttcttggttctttctcaaaaattccaccagtgcgtgctttgttGTTGCTTCATAATTTTTACCGACCTTCACTACTCTGGTCGGAAATTCTTCATCAAGctagacctcctcaaggtcctcaacaagtccaacatcttcctcaaaattcccaaagcgaggatctaagtctctatcctcactttgggcaacaccctatttggtgacttcatcacctgattgggcttgtgtatcaatggccatctgcaacctttctgggggagtgctcctcagtgttcccttcttggccttagtaactgaggcattatagcactcccttgcttccctctggtttcaaaacacgcgtcctacccctgcgtctattgggaatttcatggctagatgccatattgaagtgacggcccgaaggtcaacctgtatgggccttccgattatagcattgtacgctgaaggacaatcgactactatgaaagtagcgagtaatgtcctggtagcaggcgttgtacctgctgttaccagaagtctgattgaccatgttggggcgagtccctcaccagagaagccgtaaattgtttggttgcagggctccaagtccttgacggacaacttcatgcgttccagcgaagatttatacaggatgttaactgaacttcctgtatcgaccagcactctctttaccatcatgttcgcaatttgaacatccacgaacAGCGGATCAGAATGCGGGAATCatacatgctgggcgtcgctatcagagaaggttatttcaccttcctctgatcgagccttctttgatacccgatcctccacagtcatcatcttgatgtcttggtcatggcgtagggtctgagcatatcattcccttgcctttccgctgtttcccgcgaggtgcgggcctccacagatggtgagtaaagtgccagctacaggatcaggctgcaaaggttccgagcattggcgtgcaggcgcctactcgttgccacctggagcctctcgttgggatgttcccgaggcccgtacgtatctcctcaagtgtccttgtctgataaggaactcgatttcgtctttcagctggttgcactcgttcgtatcgtgtccgtagttgttatgataacgacagaacttggtagtatttCTTTTctaaatatcctttcgaatgggagcgggtctgTTGTAAGGCACACAGGAATTTGTGGCCTCatacacctctcctcgagactcgataatggcagtgtagttagtgaaccgcggttcataacggttgcccttagcgcgcttattctcggacgtggaaggttcattatgggACCTTTTCTCCCCATTCTTGCTGTTTCCATTGCCGTTCCTGTTGCCTTTatcgttgccgttgggttttgacccattggcggctttgacGAGCTCTTCAGTCCCCTtctctttgcctgggggctttctcTCGCTGGAAATGGcatcttcaagcttgatgtaccgatcagctcgatccaagaattcttgggtagtcttaaccccatgctttctgaggctactccacaaaggcgtacaatgcctaactcctgcagttagggccatcaacttgccctcatctcccactgttttagctctagcagctgctcgcataaaacgctggacgtaatcttttagtggttctccttcttgctggcgtatttcaaccagctggtttgcctcagttgggtgcacacgacccgcatttaattgtccgtaaaattcctttacgaacatctcccaataaacaatacttgcaggagggaatttgaaaaactactcctgtgcagcattagaaagtgttgcaggaaagatcctgcaccgagcgtcttcagatactttctgaatgtccatctgtatctcaaatttgttgacatgagataccgggtgaccatacccgtcaaagtttggaagtgttgGCATTTTAAACTTTctgggagtctctgccatagctatcctctgaacgaaaggagtgcctcttctcaTGTCGTACTAGATATGAGacattcttcccccgaccagctgttgtactgcttggttcagggcatctatttgggcttgcccGGAgtcaggaatcgccggggcctctgctaCTGGGGGAATGTACTCTTCGTGTGGTTCCTggtggtcgttgagtacatcccttaagtctttgtctcttctccgttgctcgcttgctccgagccggttaaagacgttgttttgtctgggctgccccccagcgttacgtctATCTTGTTGGTCTtatctaggtggtgggcttctgcccccatctctctcttcatttctctgactagcattccctctgcctgagtcggcttcattgtaACCATGGACATCTctaaacctcgattggctatggtgggaccgactgtcccctcggttgcctcatcgggctggaacttcccgagcattagagggtggcctacgttggtcggtaggtccctgtgcattatcatgccatggggggccccagactgcagagcttatctctgagttccttctgttgccagaagcaCGCTACCCTCTGCTCGGTGGGTTTGGCTCTTCACCCCTATGGCATCTAGGACTACGAGggtgctgcccggccctattctgccttggctatgggggattgccacgaccagcctgggatggaggttgcatctcaggatcccatggtgggacatcatcctgaggcatcggtggctgctcgggcctttgggggctcgttGGCTGGATCGGAGGGCTAGAATTGgaacccctttggggtggcccattcgaaagttgatcaggctgtgaggaaggtgcagcctgattcctagccaactgcagggATACTTCGAGGcttccatggcctccctctgtcggtggtccatctccgcctgcctttcacttagctcttggcgctgacgttcaatctcttgttgctgtcgcgccataatctccgcagcactttcctaactggccctcagattggccaattcatcttgcaatacccccagggtatttctcagcgtctaGGAATCCTGTTCCTCCccatcaaattccaagtgtggctcattttcatcCATGTTTGagggaggaggaggttgagatggtacagcgccagccgcctgcccagtcttctttgttgttttcgccattaatgcttcaacaattttgtctcaagctctcaatgaaagcaccagaatgttgacccttatTTTGGTcaaatgacacagagtcaaatgcttgatgtggatatatgtgttgaaATAGATTTAATAGCAAAAATAGTAAAGGACACACaaagttatagtggttcggccccaagaaatggtaatgacctacgtccacttaagctattattgatattagttctcaaaggagtgatcaaagaactatggttctctgagtttcacaggccTAAGAGAGATGAACAATACAATCGTAatataatagctctaattctcttgtaagtgtaaaacttaaatcagccaaaagtcccttccttgagctatctttctctatttataggctcaaggaggattacatgaatttgttacagatattcgtTCCTAATTAAtaggataatcaggaatcataggagataatctcagaattgattatgatttacccaagatcatcttgaaatacGCTGAGTATACGACCATGTTGGTCGTATAGAAACTTCAAATGTTACgccaggggaatctcactggttgATGGTCGAACAAAACCtctgccaagtgtcagccacgtgtttaaaaacgtatgccacgtcacccgtgcctgttttttggataacactaattaaaaatatatttattaattatattaatataaatttaaatataataaaatatcattattataaaaaaaGAGGTTCGAAAGGCTCATTTCcctctcttccatggcgaagagGAAGAAATAGGCATGAAAGCCTGTTACTTGCTCGGTTTCGTAGAGCTTGCCTTCAATCCAAGAAGAGTCTACACTGGAAAGATCTGTTGATGAGAAAATACAAGTGGATGGTCACGAACAGAAGTCTGATTTGCCTCAATCTACTGAAGAGATGGGTTTGACAGAAGATGAAATAAACAAGAAAGTTGAGCTTTCGACTGCTAGAAAGGCTGCTTCTTCAAGCTGGGCGGACTCAATGGCGGCCGGAGATTTTCAAGCTTCAACCCAAAACCATTGGCAGCATTTCAATTTGGGTAATCTCTCCTTTTCTGACCAGAATCTTGAATATACTGAGCCTTTGTTTATAGATGGTAAGAAAATTGCTCAAGTTGATATTGAGGAAGTCCAGTGCCAGTCGGCCAATTGGTGTTCTGCTGTCATATGCATGGTTCTTGGAGCTAACCAGCCAATGGCTGTGTTTGAAGGGTTTATCAAAAGGGTTTGGGGTCATTTAGGGATTGCGCAAATAGCCAGGATGACAATGGGATTGACTATGGTCAAGTTTAATGATGATGCTACAAGAGATCATGTGTTGGAAACTGGCATCCTTCACTTTGATAGGAAACCAGTGATAATTCGGCCATGGTCTTCAGATTAGAGTGCTATTCGAATGATTCGTTCAGTGCCTTTTTGGATCCGGTTACAAGATCTTAGTCTTCAATATTCGAGAAGCAAATGCCTCAGTGCTCTTGTTAGTACAATAGGCAAGCCGATCATGGTGGACAAGTTTACTCGTGAATGTTCTAGAGTTCAGTTTGCAAGGATCGTGGTGGAGATGGAAATCACTGATAATCCTCCTAGGACAATACAATATTTGAATGAGCATGGTCAGTTAATAGAACAAGGGGTAGAATATGAATGGTTACCAGTGAAGTGCAAAACTTGTGCGGGTTTCGGCCACTCTATGGCTGACTGCCGCAAGTAGCAGAAAGATCAGGGGATTAAGAAGGACACTTCTTCAAAGAATTCCCCTATGACAGGGAGAGACAAGAGTGAGGAAGATGCTATTCTTTCCTCTAGAAATCCCTATTTAAAAAAGAGAAGTATAAATGAGAAAGTAGTTGTTGGTATGCCTAAGCTTGTTACTGAGGATCCGCCAGCTGATAATGGCCAGATTGTGTGTGAAAAAGATTGGCAATCTCCTAAGAAAGTGTTTTATAGGTAGGGGATAGCAGAGAGTAGAAAGCAGAGGGCTAACAAAGGTTTAGTTGAGCCAGGTCAGACTCAGTCCAATTATTTTGTGGTTCTCCAAGAacagatagagagagagaaaggaggaTTAGGTGAAGCTAGCTCATCTCATGGATAACTGTAACATTTTGAGCTGGAACTTAAGGGGTTTGAATGGTCCGAAGAAGCAAGTTGAAGTTTTGAATCTTTGTAGTAAGGATAAAGTTGGAGTTGGTGCTCTTTTGGAAACGAAAATGAGGGGGTCAAAAGTTACTGAGATGATGGCTAATAAGTTTTTGAACTGGGATTATTACTCCAGTTCGATTATTGAGGGAAGAATTTTAATAATATGGAGGAGGGTCTATGTCAAGGTTACTGTGGTTGAAGAGACAAGTCAGTTTGTTCACTGTAAGTTAGAATGGCTGGtctaaattttccttttagtgtTACTTTTGTTTATGGGCGTAACACTCTAGAGGAAAGGAAGATCTTATGGAAAAATTTACCTAAGAGTTCAGCTGATGCTTGGGTAATGTTGGGAGATTTTAATGCAGTTTTTAAAGCCAAAGATAGGGATGGAGGAAAGCCTGTATCTAAAGCTGAGTTATTCGATTCTTCTCAATGGTTAGCTAGTTCCCATCTTGATGTGCTTAAACAAAAAGGTTCTTTTTTTACATGGACGAATAATCAAGATGGCCATGCTCGAATTTATTCTAAGATTGATCATGTGTTTACTAATGAGAAATGGCTGGATATATTTCCCAATACAACAACAGTTTTCAAATGGGAAACAATTTCGGAGCACTGCTCTTGTACTCTCTCTATTCAGACCATGGAGCTCTTGGGAGTCAAATTGTTTAGGTATTATAATTTCTGGGCACACCATAAAGATTTTAAAGAATTGGTTCTTGATAGCTGGAGTAAGCCTTCCAGGGGATTGGATTACAGGCCATTTACCTTAAGACTTTGCGGTTAAAACACCAGTTGAAAAAGTTTAATAGGGATCATATAGGAGATATAGAAATTCAATTTCAGAGGACAAAAGTTGTGTTTCAGGATGCCCGTCTCCTTGCTAAGAAAAACCCAAGAGATTTAACTCTCCAAGATAATGTCAAGACTGCTGCTGAAACTTATATTAGCCAGGAACAGATTGTATTACAACTTTTTGACTCAAAGAAGTAAGATAGATTGGTTAAGGAAGGGAGACTCGAATACAGCCTATTTCCATGCATGCTTGAAGAAATGAAAAGAAGAGATTAGGATAGCTTCATTTGTTACTGAGCAAGGTAGTTTGGTGGATAATTTCTCTGAAGTGGTTGCTCATTTTTTGAACCACTTCAGGAGTATTATGGGTAGGCCTATTTCAGACAATAAGAAGATAAATGTCCACTGTGTTGAGTTGGGTCCCAAACTCAATGTAGACCAGCATCTATCCTTATTGAAGCCATTTTCTCACAAGGAAATCAGAGCAGCTTTATTCAGTATTCCTATTATAAAATCCCCGGGTCCCGATGGATTTGGCTCGGGTTTTTTCAAAGTCATGTGGCAGGATATTGGAGATGAAATATGTAGAGCTATAAGTCAGTTTTTTGAATTAGGCAGAATCCCTGAGGAGCTTCTTGATACCACATTATCACTGGTTCCCAAATGTGAGAACCCTTCTAGGGCTGTGGACTATAGGCCTATAGCATGTTGTTCTACCCTATACAAATGTATCTCTAAGCTGCTCTATTCTCGCTTAGCTAAGGTCCTTCCTATCTTGGTTCAATCTAATCAGGGAGCGTTTGTTAAAGGCAAATCAATAGCTCACAACATAATGATTTTTCAAGACCTTATTGAGAATTATGGGAGATCAACCACTTCTCCAAGGTGTGCAATTAAAATTGATATTAGTAAAGCTTATGACACAGTTGATTGGTGGTTCATTGAAGATCTTTTAACAGCGTTGTGTTTCCTTGAGAGATTTATCAAATGGTTAATGACATGCTTGAAAAACACATCTTACTTACTACTCATGAATGGCAGAGTTCAAGGAATATTTAAGGGTGAAAAGGGGCTTAGGCAAGGGGATCCTTTGTCGCCTTTTTTATTTGTCCTAATCATGGAATATCTCACTCAGAGGCTTCAATtggctgctcttgactcatcttTCAGATACCATCCGATGTGTAAAAGCCTGAATTTGTTGAGCCTTTGTTTTGTAGATGATTTACTCTTATTTTGTAAAGGATCTATGGCTGCAGTTGGAGTGCtaaagagtgcccttgaggagtTTAGTGCTGTTACTGGGCTGGAAATAAATACTAGCAAATCTCATGTGTATTTTGGAGGAGTTTCAACTAATGACAGGAAGAAGTTAGCTACTGAGTTACAGCTGTCTGAAGGTAGATTTCCCCTTAAATATCTTGGTGTCCGTATGAGGCCAACTAAATGGAAGCATGAAGATTGTGACATCATTATTCAAAAATTTAGAATGAGAATTAATAACTGGGCTAGTAGGCACCTTTCATTTGCTGGTAGAATCCAGCTCATTCATTTTGTCCTATTTGGTTTAAGAAACTACTGGATGGGTATCTTTATACTTCCTCAAAGTATTATTAAGGAGATTGAGAAATTATGTCGAGGCTTTCTTTGGGGAGTTAATGGTAACCAGAGTAAAATTCATTTGGAATCATGGACTAAGGTCTGTCTCCTGAAAGTTTATGGTGGACTTGGATTCAAGAATGGCTCAGCTTGGAACAAAGCAATTCTAGCTAAGTACATATGGGCTATAACTGAGAAGCATGACCTGCTGTGGGTTAAGTGGATAAATTTTGTGTACTTAAAAGGGTATGAGTTCTTGTCTTATAGGCTTCCCCCTGACATCAGCTGGTATTGGAAAAAACTGTGTAATCTCAGGGATATCTACAGCTATGCAGAGCTAAAAGCTGCTGGTAGTGCTGGAAAATTTCACCCTTCTAAGCTGTATAACAGCTCTCTATGTCAACAACAAATAGACTATCACAGAGCTGTTTGGTGCCGACTTTCCATACCTAAACACATATTTCTTCTTTGGCAAACAGTTAACACTCAGCTCCTAACCTGTGATAATCTGCTCAGGTTAAATGTGGTGCTTGAATCCCTGCTTTGTCCTGTCTGTGGAGTATCTATTGAGACTCATGGCCATCTATTTTTTGATTGTTTTCTATCTAGGCAGATTCTCCTAATCATATTTGGCTGGTTGGGTTTTCAAGCTTGGCCTGCTGATTTTTCTAGCTGACTGGTTTGGCTCTCCAGTAGGAGGCCTGGAATAATGTTTGACATCATTAATTCGATTCTAGCAGCTGTAGTGTATGGAATTTGGAGGAACCGAAATAGATGTGTGTTTGATAGTTGTTCTTGGTCAGCCAATAGCATTTCTACTGAGATAAAGTATAGGATTAAGTACAGAATTttcaatgtaaaaaaaaaaaaaggaaaatttcAGTACAAGAGCAGAGGTTTATAGATAGATTAATCATGTAATCTGGTTTGGGGTCTTTTGGCTGCTTGTATTTAGCATGGGTTGGAGGGTTTTCCCTTGTGGTTTTGGTTTGTAAGAATTGATTGTACTGTTCATTGTTTGGCTTGCTGGTTGATTTTTGAAGtaactttcttcttgataaaaaaaatatcattattataataatatttaatataagactactatatataataattatattaatataaattcaaatgttataaaatatcattattgtaataatatataatacaaaattatatatttaataattatattattataattttaaatgttataaaatattattattataataatattttataagaataaatatttagtacttatattaatataaatttaaatattataacatatcattataatacataatcttaatttttatcaaaataattatcatttatgtttaaaaggttatcatattatatatatatatttaaaaaaaatcataaacaatgttttggtttaatttatcatttaatatgtttatgtcattcttttatatataatattgtttatttatttgaaatttatatgacaacaaattcaataaaataaataatagattTTATAACTAAacttaagcaaacgtgcattgcacgttgcttgtatctagtaatCTTGAATGCTAGAAAGAGAGAGTTCTTCttttaaagagagagagagagagagaggagagtgatcaattcaccaattagCCCATAtcaaccctttaaatagtataggatcaTCATCAGACTCAACTAATGAGATTaaagcatttaaatttaagttttggagttAAAACACGTAACTGTATGAACATGCACATATATcccaggcaatgcatcgcctaacACCAGGGGATGAATTGCCTGGTTCGTTGTAGCTATTTTCACGGGCCAGGCAATGTGTCACCTCCCAGGGGTGACGCGTCGCCGATGCCTCTGACTTTGCACTCCAaaatttgtctcaaaacatcccaaaggtactcttatatacttaaaataaacattttggaTCCAAatagatgatttataaatgcctataccgaaagccaactttcacatgttgacttttgtgaaatcgttattttTTTGCACCTCATCGTGCCTAAATACTTTCACCATATATTTAACCAAACACAACAGTTCCTCCCCATGAAAGGAAACTCGAAGAGACTCAAGGGTGGCCAAACGACAATATGACGGACGATCCGAGCCATACCCATCTCCTAGCTTGCCCAAGAAAAGGAGGGAGTACAACCGGTCATCCGAGAAACGCCCCCGAGATGGACCAAAAATACCAGAGTACAACCTCTCAATATTACATGCTGAAGCTGTAGAAACATTAAAAGGGCTTGGAGAAAGAGTGAAGTGGCCCGAAAAAGATGAGAACATCAACTGACTAAAGGGATTCCATGGTGACCATGGTCACCAAACAGATGAATGCATCGCCCTAAAGCTCGAAGAACTTTTTGAAACACGACCACCTATCTGACCTCTTTATAGACAAAGGCAAGCGAACCTTCCAAGAAAGAGGAGACATACCAGATAGTCAAAGAGAAGTGACCCCTCCAAGGCCACCAATTCATGAACGAACAATCAATGTGATAAtagtgttgggggagagtgagataacaccacctcaaaatttagaatctacacaaaaatggATTGACATAGGCTAAATACAGATTGAGAAAGATTATGCAAACCCAAGTTGGTGAAtgatcttcttcaactttgatgaaccttcaaaaaccccttgtagaaccaccactttgagcaaatccttagaacaaaagcaaaacaaaaattccaaggcttatacatgttgTGGAAATTATGTATGCAAGAATATGCAATCAtaacaagtaataaaatagtaaatagagtatcgttcctaCGAGGACTGTTACTAATTACCAAGAATCAATATTTATTTCTAATTGATTTGACGAATAATGAATAGAGAATTTACTAAcctaaaataaacaaacaattaatcaaaacaatagagaactcaataacaaatatattaattcaatggatAAAGATATAGAgctattaacttcatcaactatccacctattcctctctaatatgaatttaagAATTCCTATCTCTATCATGATAGTAGATTACAactgtaaattatattcttactaggaaTTATAAGTCTCTACAACATGCAAATTTCCTACATCTCTATGGTAAATTAGCAAATCACAGGAattaaacacgtaatccctaagctacacaaatcatacggGTACTCTCGTTCaatataaatttatgattatttgactatagcatatttatccttcacttctTATATCTcaagttaaaatcatataaaccaTGCAATTATTGGCCAATTACTCACAAACATTAaacacaagtcaaacaattcacaatattgataggaaattcataaaaactacattagataatcataaggtttcTAGAAGAATCCATTGACactctaaataagaaattagttcatgaaaaaaaatagaaagagaagaaagagagaagagtaagtgagaagagagagagagctaaaatagtctaaagcattatttttatagtgataaggttgtCAAAATAATTCTAGATTTTTCCCTTTTTACTTcataatgctccaaaatatctttatttgaatttcaaattccgtAACTCTAGCTTGTGTAATCTTGTAGCTCAAATATCACCAAGTAAACATCCGAATTTGATTTTTCTCTTGAAATAAGCTTTTATAGGTCTTTGAATAAGCTTTACAACGCCATCAAGAACACATAAATTAGATAAGTAAGTCAGAAGATATGGTCAAAATACCGAAACTATCTCAGATTCAAAATATCTTaattttttccaacaatttaagtttgatttctcttttatcttctccaatcaattcaaataaatatcttctattgttttctcttgattgaagatTTATATGAaatatgtaacaccctggataacaaagaccattacactgtgtgttttgaaatagtgcaagacttgctaatcaaatcgttTGAACagtaatgtgatcctaaggtcaattaCTAGGTTAtgtttaaaagattttgaacataaacggttaattttcattaaaatagacgtttcgtacatgggatcccaaaaacagggtttaagagacaaatttacaattctcaaaagttattgtTGACTAGTTTTTAGGTCAACTAACGCggagttaaaataattaattggagAGCTTTCATTTAGACAATCAATAAACCATAAATAAGCCAAGAACTTAATAACTATGAGCAATGAATGATAAAAGACACCAGAAACTATAGAGGTTCGGCACCAAGAAACGGTAATGACCTtattcctcttagatttgtattgatctttAACGTTTAAACAAGATGACATGTGAAAACAGGTACGATTCTAAGTATAAAACAAACAGAATGGCAGAAATCGCTATTGAGTGGTCCTAACAGGCTGGTCAGTACATTTCTGGTGCTGGTCGGCAAGCTAAAAATCTGAACCCCTTCCACAGTGGTGGAAGACTTGCATTTTTACTGTCCCTAATGCCAGACAGCTGCGTCTACACCACAACTGCTGCAAAATATCCCTTCCTTTTTGGGGTAGCTGTAGTCCTATTCTTCAGGAGTTTGACCGAGATTTCAGGTAAACTGTTAGGCGTGTGGATGATGTAACTGACTTCATTTGACCAGGTATACCGGGTTTCCTGTCGAGCATACCGAGCAGCCTCTTTCCTGTCGAG
It encodes the following:
- the LOC133799949 gene encoding uncharacterized protein LOC133799949, which encodes MIRSVPFWIRLQDLSLQYSRSKCLSALVSTIGKPIMVDKFTRECSRVQFARIVVEMEITDNPPRTIQYLNEHGRDKSEEDAILSSRNPYLKKRSINEKVVVGMPKLVTEDPPADNGQIVCEKDWQSPKKVFYRGLNGPKKQVEVLNLCSKDKVGVGALLETKMRGSKVTEMMANKFLNWDYYSSSIIEGRILIIWRRVYVKVTVVEETSQFVHFFKAKDRDGGKPVSKAELFDSSQWLASSHLDVLKQKGSFFTWTNNQDGHARIYSKIDHVFTNEKWLDIFPNTTTVFKWETISEHCSCTLSIQTMELLGVKLFRDHIGDIEIQFQRTKVVFQDARLLAKKNPRDLTLQDNVKTAAETYISQEQIVLQLFDSKKSIMGRPISDNKKINVHCVELGPKLNVDQHLSLLKPFSHKEIRAALFSIPIIKSPGPDGFGSGFFKVMWQDIGDEICRAISQFFELGRIPEELLDTTLSLVPKCENPSRAVDYRPIACCSTLYKCISKLLYSRLAKVLPILVQSNQGAFVKGKSIAHNIMIFQDLIENYGRSTTSPRCAIKIDISKAYDTVDWWFIEDLLTALCFLERFIKWLMTCLKNTSYLLLMNGRVQGIFKGEKGLRQGDPLSPFLFVLIMEYLTQRLQLAALDSSFRYHPMCKSLNLLSLCFVDDLLLFCKGSMAAVGVLKSALEEFSAVTGLEINTSKSHVYFGGVSTNDRKKLATELQLSEGRFPLKYLGVRMRPTKWKHEDCDIIIQKFRMRINNWASRHLSFAGRIQLIHFVLFGLRNYWMGIFILPQSIIKEIEKLCRGFLWGVNGNQSKIHLESWTKVCLLKVYGGLGFKNGSAWNKAILAKYIWAITEKHDLLWVKWINFVYLKGYEFLSYRLPPDISWYWKKLCNLRDIYSYAELKAAGSAGKFHPSKLYNSSLCQQQIDYHRAVWCRLSIPKHIFLLWQTVNTQLLTCDNLLSLDDAIVVDVVAVLQLIVLDCEPQMVY